The bacterium genomic interval AACGATGCCGTGACATGACGAACAGTCCTTGTGATGATTGAAAATGATGAACGGAGAGTGAAGAATGCTACCGCGGCCGTCCGGCTGGTTGATTTGAAGGCATGTACACTTGCCGGGAGGCGGAAGCTTGCACTGCCGCCAGAGCCTGCCGCGGCTACTTCATGAATGCTTTGTATTTCGCAAAAGGATCCGGCGTCTCGAGGCCGCGCGTGGTCGGGCCGGCAATCTGTTGTACCGCGACGATGCGTTTTTCCTCCAGGCTGAGATGGATACGGAACTTGCGGTTGGCCACGGTCTCGACGAAGATGCCCTGATGGCCGGGGCTGAAAAACTCCACCTGCAGACAGTCGGTGTCGAGATTGAATGTCTCGGCAACCTGCGCGATCTCCTCCTCATCAAAATGGAATCCGGCTTCGGAGTAGGTCATGTGTTTTGCCTCCCTGGCATGGCCGTGAATCGGGCAACTTTGACCTCGATAACCTGCGCATCAGGTTCGGCAAATATTACCGATTTGCGCCTGAACCTGCAAGCCTTTTTTCTCATTGCATTCCCACGCCGGCCGGATTATATTGCGGCATTGCAAAATTCCCTTTGCGGTAATGAAAGTCAGATGAAGGCGAGGGTGTCACCGCGCATGCGAGTTGCGTTGGATAAACTGCATTATGAAAACCGGCTGTGGCAGCAAGGCTTGCAGCACATCGCCGGCGTGGATGAAGCGGGCCGCGGCCCGCTGGCCGGCCCGGTGGTGGCGGCCGCCATCATGTTCCCGCCCGGCGAGCGCATCGCCGGCGTCGATGACTCCAAGAAACTCACCCCGCGAGCGCGCGCCGATTTGTATCCGCTTTTGATCGAGCGATGCACCAGTTATGCGATCAGCATCGTCAACGCCGAAGATATCGACCGTCTGAACATCTACCAGGCCACGCAGATGGCGATGCGCCAGGCCATTGCCGAGCTTGATCCCCTGCCCGAGCACGTGTTGATCGACGGCCGCCCGCTGCTCGGTTGCGATTTCCCGCAAACCGCCATCATCAAAGGCGACGGGCTGTCGTTCACCATCGGCGCCGCTTCGATTCTCGCCAAAGTCGTGCGCGACGAGATCATGCGCTACTATCATCGCCGCTTTCCGCAATACGGTTTCGATCAGCACAAGGGCTATGGCACGGTCGCGCATCTTGCCGCGCTGAAAAAACTCGGGCCGTGCGCCATTCATCGCCGCTCATTCAAGCCGCGCCGCTCGGCCGGCAGGGAGTAAAGCGTCCTGCGGTTTCGTTCTCCGTTTACCGCGTTTCTTTTGGGGAGGGTAACGATGAGTCAAGCGAGCAACAAGCTGGGCAACTGGGGCGAGCAGCGCGCCGCGGAATATCTCGCACAGCTCGGCTACACCATCGTGACCAGCAATTTCCGCCACGGCCACGGCGAGATCGATCTCATCGCCGAGCACGACGGCATGCTGGTTTTCGTCGAGGTGAAGACGCAAAGCTCGGAGGCCATGGGCGAGGCGTTCAACTGGGTGACCCGCCGCAAGCAGCGCCAGATCGGCCGGGTGGCGCTGGCCTATCTCACGGTTCACAAAATCGAAAACCGCGACTGCCGCTTCGACGTGATCGCGGTGGCGCGCCGCGGCGAAGAGGTCGAAATCAAACACCTGCCGAATGCGTTTTGGCTGTAAAGCGGCGAAATCCGTTTTGGATAGACCCGGTTCTGCTGATCCGATTTCCTCCAGGGAGAAACTGCCATGCCTCAGCCGCCACCTGCCTCTGCTGATCCCACAAACCTGCTGCCCCGCTTGCAGCCGCAGATTCAGCAACAGCTCCACGCCGAGCTGAAAAAAGCCGGCTCCAGCTTGAAACAGCGCTCGCAGGTGGCGCTGCGCACTTTTTTCACCGGCGCGATTCTGTTACCGATTGCTGCGGCCGGCGGTGATCCCGCTGCCATTGCGCAAGCCGTGGGCGGCATTCTCGGCGGCCTGGCCACCGAGCATTTTTCTGACTGGATCAAGAAATTCGCCGGCGCGCAGAAGGCGGATGATCCTGCTCGACTCGAGCAACTCATGCAGCAAGCCGAAGCCAGCGCAGAAATCCTCGCCGGCTTGCAGCATTTGATTGAAAAAGTCGAGGCGCTCTCCGCCGCGCAACAAGCGCTGGGGGAAGACTTCGCCAACTGGCTTAGGCAAAACCTCTTCACCCTGCCCACGCTGCCTGCCGATTTGCCCGGCCATCAGGCTTTTCGCGACAAAGTCAAAAGCATCTACCTGTGGAGCGGTTGGCGGTTGGCCGAGCGTGACTTCGCCATTGCCAGCCAGCCTTTGGATTTTCTCTTCACCAAACCGCGGCCCGGCGCTGAGCCGGACCGGCTGCTGGTGCATTGCGTGGACACCATGCAGGGCCGCGCCGACGAAAGCCTGCTCACCAACAACATTCTCGGCACGCTGCACCTGGCCAAGAGCAGCGGCCAGGCCAACAGCGGCGTGCTGGTTACAAACTTCGGCTTCACTCCCGGCGTTTACACCAATGCCAAAACCTACGGTTGGAGCCCCTGCCGCTACGATCAACTCGTGGCCCAGCTCATCGACTTCGAGCTTTACCGCGACCGGCTGCGGCTGGAATGGGAGAAAGACGAAGATGAAATCGCGCAATACTATGTGCCGGTGGAATTCGAGGACAACGGCCAACGCCACGATTTGTTCGACTACATCACCAACGACTGGCTCACCCAGCCGCAGAATTTCCTTTCCCTCGTCGGCGAATACGGCGTCGGTAAAACCTCTTTTTGCCGCAAACTCGCCTTTGAGCTTGCCGGCCAGGCTCAGGGCCGTATTCCGATTCTGATCCGCCTGCACGATTATCAGCATCATGTCGGCATCGAGGGGTTGGTGCGCGCGGTGCTGGCGAAATGCGGTGCCGCCGAGGCCTCCTTCGAGGCCTTCGACCACATGAACCGCGCCGGTTTGCTGCTGATTCTGCTCGACGGCTTCGATGAAATGATCGCGCAGGTACCGGATTTCGACGCCATCAAGCAGGCTTTCGAAGAGCTGGCCAAGCTCGCCCCGGCGCCGGAAAGCCGGGTGATTCTCACCAGCCGCGAAGAGTATTTTGAAGACGAGCATGAAATTGAAAAAGCGCTCAAGCCCAAGGCCACGCTGGTCACGCCCATCAAACAGAAGCGCGAGCGCTGGGCACTGCTGCGGCTGGCGAACTTCTCTCCGGAACAAATGCGCACCTTCCTCGAACGCCGCCTGCCGCTCATCGCAGACAGCGAGGCAGACAAAGAGGGCAACGCCGATTTCTATCTGGAAAAGATGGGTGAAATCGAAGACCTGCTCGACCTCGGCAAGCGCGCGGTGATGTTGGACATGATCGCCAAAACCCTGCCGCGCCTGCTCAAAGAAAATCGCGCGCGCGAGCAAAAGGGTCTGCCCAAGCTGGACATCGACCCCGCCGTGCTCTACCGCGATTATCTCAACGGCGAGCTGGAACGCCAGGAGAAAAAACGCGGACGGCTGTGGCCACGGCAAAACCCGCGGACCCAGCGGCTGGAACTCCTGCGCGGCCTGGCGATGGAATGCTGGAAAAATGACGAATCCGCTTTTCCGGCGGAAAAGGTCAAAGCGCTGATCGAGAACCGGTTTTCCCGCGCCGAGGCGGTGGAGATCAACACCAAAAGCCGTGATTTTCTCACCTGCTCGTTTTTGATCCGGCCGGGTGACACCCACTACAAATTCTCTCATCGTTCGATTCAGGAATTTCTCGTCGCCGAAGAGCTGGCGCCCAAGCTGCGGGACGGCACCGCCGCCCCGCTGCCGCTCAGCAACGCGGTGGTGACTTTCCTGCACTATCTGCTGTTGCCGGAGCTGCGCCGCGATGACTTTTATCGCAAGCAAGTCGTGCAGGCGCTGCAGCAGGAGGGCCTGCCCGAGGGCATTGACCGCCGCCAGGACGGCAGCTTTGTTTCACGGCTGCCCGGCGGCTTCGAAGTGGAAATGGTCTACGTGCCCGCTGGGCCGTTCATCTATGGCGGCCAGTACGGCGGCAAGACGCCGCAAATCGTTATTCTCGAAAAGGGCCTCTGGATCGACAAGATGCCGGTAACTGCCGCACAGTTTTTTGCCTTTGTCAAGGCTACCAACTTCGTCACTGAAGCCGAAAAGAGTGGTGGTGGCTGGACGCTTGTCGGTGGCGATTGGAAACAAGTCAAACAGGCAACCTGGCGCAATCCGTTTGCACTCAAAAATCAAACCGAAAAGAACCTTGACCACCCGGTCGTGCAGGTAAGTTGGAATGACGCCCAAGCCTTTTGCAAATGGGCCGGCAAAGTTTTGCCCACCGAGCAGCAGTGGGAAAAAGCCAGCCGCGGCATTGACGGCCGGCGTTGGCCCTGGGGCTACACATGGAACCGCAACAACTGCAACAGTGCGAGCTATTGGGCGGAAAGGGATCTTTGGGACTATGAGAAAGATTGGAAGCCCTGGTGGGAAAATGAATACCCGAAAAAATTCACCGGCCGCGTAATGACCATGAAAGTCGGGCAGTTTGCTGACGTAAATTCTCCCTATGGATGTTGCGATAGTGCGGGTAATGTATGGGAATGGTGTACGGACTACTACGATGATACGAAGAAGACGCGCGTGCTGCGGGGCGGCGCGTGGGACTATCGTCCAGACTTCGCGGCGTGCGCCTTCCGCGACGTTAGCGAGCCGGATATTCGCAGCTATAGTATCGGCTTTCGGTGCGCCAGAACCTGAGCACCCTGTGCACTTTTCCCTTTTACCCTTTACACTCAGAGCAAGGGGCAAAAGGCAAGGGGCAAGAGAATTTAAGACTACTTTTAGGCAAAACGCGCTTGTAGCGCGTTTTGCCTCGAAAATTTTTTTGAAATTTGAGGAATTTTCCTGCCACAGTCTGGGTTATTAATTTTGCTTTACGGGCAGGCGCTTATCGCGCGTGCTGCGGGGCGGCGCGTGGAACAATCAACCAGACAACGCGGCGTGCGCCTACCGCAACAATAACGAGCCGGATATTCGCAACAATAATATCGGCTTTCGGTGCGCCAAAACACCCGGGGCAAGGGGCAAGTTGCAGGTGGCAAGAAGCCTCAAGAACCCAGACTCATTCTCTCAGAATCTGACAGCCCACGGGTTGGCAGAGCGTGGAGTAATGGGTGTTCACAGCGCTTGTCCGGCGTCCTGCCGCAAGGTGGGAACAAACATAAAAAAGCCCGGTAGCGGCTGGTAGAGCAGTCTTCGAACGCCGCGGCCGGGCATTTGTTTGTCGTAGCATTTTGTTTGTAGTAGCGCCTTCAGGCGCGCCACATCAAATTATGGTTCGCCTTGCGAAGAACCCCCCGCGGCACTAAACCCATGGCCCAAAAAGAAAACCTGCTCACCCGCCTGGAAGATTTCATCGTGTGGTATTTGCCGCATCTCGAAAGCTTTCCGCGCAATTACAAATTCCTGCTCGGCGACCGCAGCGTCAAGATCCTGCTGGACATTTTGGAAGAAGTGGCCGATGCCTATTACAGCAAGGACAAGCTGGAAAAGCTGCAGCGCGCCAACATTCAGCTCGAAAAACTCCGTCGTCTGCTTGCCATCTGCACACGCATGAAATTCCTCAGCACAAAACAACTTGCTTTTGCGAGCAATCGCCTGTACGAGATTGGCACGGATTTGGGCGGTTGGATCAAGCAAGTGGCAAGGGGCAAAGGGCCAGAGACACGACAAAGCCCTGCATGAGTTTTTCACAATAGACCCAAGGCTGCAATTTGAAAAGCTACCTCAATCTTTTTGATGAGATCTGTGCCTTTGAAAATCTCTATCTCGCCTCACAAAAGGCCGAGAAAGGCAAGCGTTTTCGTGACGAAGTTGCCGTCTTCAATGCCCGGCGAGCTGAGAATCTCGTGGAGGTGCAACGGCTGCTGCGCACCGGCAGTTACCCCTTCGGCAGCTTTCGCACGCACCGTATTTTCCGGCCCAAGCCGCGCATGATCAGCGCGGCGCCCTATCGCGACCGCGTCGTGCATCATGCTTTGATCAATGTCATCGGGCCGCTGTTCGAGGCCAAATTCATTCGCGACAGTTATGCCAACCAAATCGGCAAGGGCACGCATGCCGCGCTCGACCGCTGCACTCAGTTTTGCCGGCGCTTCCGCTATGTATTGCAGCTCGATATTCGCAAGTATTTCCCGTGCCTCGATCACCTCATTTTGTTGGCGGAGATCGACCGGACGATTGCCTGCCGCCCCACGCGTGAGCTGATCGCGCAAGTGGTTACCCGCAGCAATCCCCAAGAGCCGGCACATTTCCATTTCCCCGGAGATGATCTTTTCACGCCTTTCGAGCGTGCGAAGGGCTTGCCCATCGGCAATCTGACCAGCCAGTTTTTCGCCAATGTTTATCTGAATCCCTTCGACCACTTTGTCAAAGAGACCTTGCGCGCGCCGGGGTACATTCGTTATGTTGATGATGTTCTCGTGTTCAGCGATGACAAAGCCTGGCTG includes:
- a CDS encoding ribonuclease HII, which translates into the protein MKARVSPRMRVALDKLHYENRLWQQGLQHIAGVDEAGRGPLAGPVVAAAIMFPPGERIAGVDDSKKLTPRARADLYPLLIERCTSYAISIVNAEDIDRLNIYQATQMAMRQAIAELDPLPEHVLIDGRPLLGCDFPQTAIIKGDGLSFTIGAASILAKVVRDEIMRYYHRRFPQYGFDQHKGYGTVAHLAALKKLGPCAIHRRSFKPRRSAGRE
- a CDS encoding YraN family protein gives rise to the protein MSQASNKLGNWGEQRAAEYLAQLGYTIVTSNFRHGHGEIDLIAEHDGMLVFVEVKTQSSEAMGEAFNWVTRRKQRQIGRVALAYLTVHKIENRDCRFDVIAVARRGEEVEIKHLPNAFWL
- a CDS encoding SUMF1/EgtB/PvdO family nonheme iron enzyme: MPQPPPASADPTNLLPRLQPQIQQQLHAELKKAGSSLKQRSQVALRTFFTGAILLPIAAAGGDPAAIAQAVGGILGGLATEHFSDWIKKFAGAQKADDPARLEQLMQQAEASAEILAGLQHLIEKVEALSAAQQALGEDFANWLRQNLFTLPTLPADLPGHQAFRDKVKSIYLWSGWRLAERDFAIASQPLDFLFTKPRPGAEPDRLLVHCVDTMQGRADESLLTNNILGTLHLAKSSGQANSGVLVTNFGFTPGVYTNAKTYGWSPCRYDQLVAQLIDFELYRDRLRLEWEKDEDEIAQYYVPVEFEDNGQRHDLFDYITNDWLTQPQNFLSLVGEYGVGKTSFCRKLAFELAGQAQGRIPILIRLHDYQHHVGIEGLVRAVLAKCGAAEASFEAFDHMNRAGLLLILLDGFDEMIAQVPDFDAIKQAFEELAKLAPAPESRVILTSREEYFEDEHEIEKALKPKATLVTPIKQKRERWALLRLANFSPEQMRTFLERRLPLIADSEADKEGNADFYLEKMGEIEDLLDLGKRAVMLDMIAKTLPRLLKENRAREQKGLPKLDIDPAVLYRDYLNGELERQEKKRGRLWPRQNPRTQRLELLRGLAMECWKNDESAFPAEKVKALIENRFSRAEAVEINTKSRDFLTCSFLIRPGDTHYKFSHRSIQEFLVAEELAPKLRDGTAAPLPLSNAVVTFLHYLLLPELRRDDFYRKQVVQALQQEGLPEGIDRRQDGSFVSRLPGGFEVEMVYVPAGPFIYGGQYGGKTPQIVILEKGLWIDKMPVTAAQFFAFVKATNFVTEAEKSGGGWTLVGGDWKQVKQATWRNPFALKNQTEKNLDHPVVQVSWNDAQAFCKWAGKVLPTEQQWEKASRGIDGRRWPWGYTWNRNNCNSASYWAERDLWDYEKDWKPWWENEYPKKFTGRVMTMKVGQFADVNSPYGCCDSAGNVWEWCTDYYDDTKKTRVLRGGAWDYRPDFAACAFRDVSEPDIRSYSIGFRCART
- a CDS encoding SUMF1/EgtB/PvdO family nonheme iron enzyme, which codes for MLRGGAWNNQPDNAACAYRNNNEPDIRNNNIGFRCAKTPGARGKLQVARSLKNPDSFSQNLTAHGLAERGVMGVHSACPASCRKVGTNIKKPGSGW
- the avd gene encoding diversity-generating retroelement protein Avd — its product is MAQKENLLTRLEDFIVWYLPHLESFPRNYKFLLGDRSVKILLDILEEVADAYYSKDKLEKLQRANIQLEKLRRLLAICTRMKFLSTKQLAFASNRLYEIGTDLGGWIKQVARGKGPETRQSPA
- a CDS encoding RNA-directed DNA polymerase, giving the protein MKSYLNLFDEICAFENLYLASQKAEKGKRFRDEVAVFNARRAENLVEVQRLLRTGSYPFGSFRTHRIFRPKPRMISAAPYRDRVVHHALINVIGPLFEAKFIRDSYANQIGKGTHAALDRCTQFCRRFRYVLQLDIRKYFPCLDHLILLAEIDRTIACRPTRELIAQVVTRSNPQEPAHFHFPGDDLFTPFERAKGLPIGNLTSQFFANVYLNPFDHFVKETLRAPGYIRYVDDVLVFSDDKAWLHRCRQHCQAFLVHWRLQLHERKVAVYPVTQGIPFLGFRVFPTHRRLLRSGVKRSRLRLRFLQRAFGRSRLSWQTVNASVQAWLGHVGHGDTWGLRSTLFNRYAFRRRERFLKGAAP